Sequence from the Egibacter rhizosphaerae genome:
GCACGACCCGTGGGAAGTCCCCGGACGCGCCGTTGACCATCATCCCGACGTCGGACTGCTCGGGCTTGGTCGGCATTCCCGTCGACGGGCCCGCCCGTTGCGAGTCGACGATGACCACCGGGATCTCGGCCGAGCCGGCGTGGGCCACGCCCTCCTGCATGAGCGCCGCGCCGGGCCCGCTCGTGGCGGTCATCGCCCGCGTCCCGGTCATCGCGGCGCCGAGCGCCATGTTGACCGCGGCGAGCTCGTCCTCGGCCTGCAGCGCGACGCCGTCGAACTGCGGCAGCCACTTGGTGAGCGTCTCGAGGATCTCCGAGGCCGGCGTGATCGGGTAGCCGGCGAAGAACCGGCCGCCGGCCGCGACGAACCCCAGCGACAGCGCCTCGTTGCCGGAGATGAACATCCGCTGGCCGCGCTGGCCCGAGGCGATCTCCCAGGTCGCGCCGTCGGCGAGCGGGGCGAGCTCCTCGGCGTGGGCGAGGCCTTGGGTCATCGCCTCGACGTTCGCGTCCACCACCGCCGAGGGCAGCCGCGCGAGCCCGCGGCGCAGCGCGGCCTCGAGCTCCGTGGAGCCGATCCCGGCGACGTGGCCGACCAGCCCGAACGCGAGGCTGTTCTTGTACAGCTCGCGGCGCAGCTCACGGACCGCGAGCCGCCCGGAGGGGAGTTCGAGCACGGTGGCGCCGTCGGGGACCGCGACCTCGGGGAACGGGTCGTGGGAGGGGTCGTAGAGCACGACCGCGTCGTCGGCGAGGTACGGGGCACCCTCGGTGACGGCCTCGGCGTCGAAGGCGATGAGCAGGTCGAAGTGGTCGCCGAGGCAGCGCCGGTCGGCGGTCGAGGCGCGCAGGAACGCGGCGGCGTGCCCGCCCTTGATCCGCGACTCGACGTTGCGGGCCTGGTAGAGGTGCAGGCCGCGCCGCCCGAAGAGGTCGGCCAGCAGGTTGACGAGGTTCAGCGACCCGTCGCCGCCCTGCCCGGCGACCATCACCGTGAGGTCGTCGACCTGCCGCGCGGTTGCTGTGGACGTGCTCATCCCGACTCCCCCGCGCTG
This genomic interval carries:
- a CDS encoding 2-oxoacid:acceptor oxidoreductase subunit alpha, which produces MSTSTATARQVDDLTVMVAGQGGDGSLNLVNLLADLFGRRGLHLYQARNVESRIKGGHAAAFLRASTADRRCLGDHFDLLIAFDAEAVTEGAPYLADDAVVLYDPSHDPFPEVAVPDGATVLELPSGRLAVRELRRELYKNSLAFGLVGHVAGIGSTELEAALRRGLARLPSAVVDANVEAMTQGLAHAEELAPLADGATWEIASGQRGQRMFISGNEALSLGFVAAGGRFFAGYPITPASEILETLTKWLPQFDGVALQAEDELAAVNMALGAAMTGTRAMTATSGPGAALMQEGVAHAGSAEIPVVIVDSQRAGPSTGMPTKPEQSDVGMMVNGASGDFPRVVLAPGDPVDAFELGVLAVNLADRLQGPVYLALDQVVSQDQTDVVPLDLDGVRIDRHRVLTDGELAEAGEYRRYLRTEDGVSPYAVFGVPGGQSLVTGNERDEWGLVTTKPRNREAMVDKRARKLDAVRPHLPSGRTWGDEAAPVGLVGFGMQTGVIAEAAERLADRGHAVRCLQPRTLSPVTDDTTAFVERCERVYVVEHNATGQYRDVLAAATSAGPRLRGVLRYDGVPFRPGELVDRILAREAR